In Rhizobium sp. N324, a single genomic region encodes these proteins:
- a CDS encoding transporter substrate-binding domain-containing protein: MLFRRTVLASFAALALAPLAASAAELPNLGGKNVVVVTENAYPPLQFVDPKSGKPIGWEYDAMSEIAKRLNFKVEYQNTSWDAMIQAVSDGQYNIGMTGITIKDDRKQKVDFSDPYMRSQQFMLVRGDEKRFTDGKSFAAFKDGLVGAQPGTTPFYTAVYEVLDGNEQNPRIKLFETFGATVQALKAGDVDVVLTDGTAGKGYVDASNGALKLIGGPLGTEDFGFIFPKGSDLVAPVNAAISVLKADGTLDALNKKWFLDYKMGE, translated from the coding sequence ATGCTGTTTCGTCGTACTGTCCTTGCGAGCTTCGCCGCCCTTGCGCTTGCACCCTTGGCCGCATCGGCTGCTGAGCTGCCCAATCTTGGCGGAAAGAACGTCGTCGTCGTGACCGAGAACGCCTACCCGCCGCTGCAGTTCGTCGACCCGAAATCCGGCAAGCCGATCGGCTGGGAATATGATGCGATGAGCGAAATCGCCAAGCGGCTGAATTTCAAGGTCGAATACCAGAACACCAGCTGGGACGCGATGATCCAGGCGGTGTCCGACGGCCAGTACAATATCGGCATGACCGGCATCACCATCAAGGACGATCGCAAGCAGAAGGTGGATTTCTCCGATCCCTATATGCGTTCGCAGCAGTTCATGCTGGTGCGCGGCGACGAGAAACGTTTCACCGATGGAAAGTCCTTCGCCGCATTCAAGGATGGCCTGGTCGGCGCCCAGCCCGGCACCACGCCCTTCTACACCGCCGTTTACGAGGTGCTCGACGGCAATGAGCAGAACCCGCGCATCAAGCTCTTCGAAACCTTCGGCGCCACCGTTCAGGCGCTGAAGGCCGGCGACGTCGATGTGGTGCTGACCGACGGCACCGCCGGCAAGGGTTATGTCGATGCCTCGAACGGCGCCCTGAAGCTGATCGGCGGGCCGCTCGGCACCGAGGATTTCGGCTTCATCTTCCCGAAGGGCTCCGATCTCGTCGCCCCCGTCAACGCCGCCATTTCAGTCCTCAAGGCCGACGGCACGCTGGATGCGCTGAACAAGAAGTGGTTCCTCGACTACAAGATGGGCGAATGA
- the trmD gene encoding tRNA (guanosine(37)-N1)-methyltransferase TrmD, protein MAFRASVLTLYPEMFPGHLGFSLAGKAMERGQWSLDAVQIRDFTTDKHRTVDDTPAGGGAGMVLKPDVLARAIDSTAENDTRPRLLMSPRGRPLTQERVRALASGDGVIIVCGRFEGVDQRVIEARGLEEVSIGDYVLSGGEPAALIVLDAIIRILPGVMGNDLSGLHESFEGGLLEHPHYTRPQAWEGREIPAILTSGNHGAIEKWRHQEAVRLTRERRPDLLEKAKTEKNG, encoded by the coding sequence ATGGCTTTCCGGGCGAGCGTGCTGACACTCTATCCGGAAATGTTTCCGGGACATCTGGGCTTCTCGCTCGCCGGCAAGGCGATGGAGCGCGGGCAATGGTCGCTGGATGCGGTGCAGATCCGCGATTTCACCACCGACAAGCACCGCACCGTCGACGACACCCCGGCCGGCGGCGGCGCCGGCATGGTGCTGAAACCTGACGTTCTCGCGCGTGCGATCGACAGCACCGCGGAAAACGATACCCGCCCGCGCCTGCTGATGAGCCCGCGCGGCCGGCCGCTGACGCAGGAGCGCGTGCGCGCGCTTGCTTCGGGCGATGGCGTCATCATAGTCTGTGGCCGCTTCGAGGGCGTCGACCAGCGGGTGATCGAGGCGCGCGGGCTGGAGGAGGTCTCGATCGGCGACTACGTGCTGTCAGGCGGCGAGCCGGCGGCGCTGATCGTGCTCGACGCGATCATCCGCATCCTGCCCGGCGTCATGGGCAACGATCTTTCCGGCCTGCACGAAAGCTTCGAAGGCGGGCTGCTGGAACATCCGCATTATACCAGGCCGCAGGCGTGGGAAGGCCGGGAAATTCCGGCGATCCTGACCTCTGGCAATCACGGCGCCATCGAGAAATGGCGGCACCAGGAAGCGGTGCGGCTGACGCGGGAGCGGCGGCCGGACCTTCTGGAAAAGGCGAAAACCGAGAAAAACGGCTGA
- the ffh gene encoding signal recognition particle protein, with product MFENLQDRLGSILNGLTGRGALSEADVSAALREVRRALLEADVALDVVRSFTDRVREKAVGAEILKSIKPGQMVVKIVHDELIEMLGGEGVGIDLHAAAPVVVMMVGLQGSGKTTTTAKIAHRLSTRDKKKVLMASLDTRRPAAQEQLRQLGAQASIDTLPIISGQSPTDIAARAVQAARLGGHDVVILDTAGRTHIDEPLMVEMADIKKRSNPHEILLVADSLTGQDAVNLARNFDDRVGITGLVLTRMDGDGRGGAALSMRAVTGKPIKLIGVGEKMSELEEFHPRRIADRILGMGDIVSLVERAAENIDAEKAAAMAAKMAKGKFDLDDLADQLRQMQKMGGMGGIMGMMPGMAGMKDKMAAAGLDDKLFGRQIAIIQSMTRAERANPDLLKHSRKKRIAAGSGTDAAAINKLLKMHRQMADMMKMMGGKGKGGMMKQMMGGLAGKMGLGGGLGGMPDLSNIDPRQLEALQKQAEAAGLGKPGGGMPGLGGLPGGLPGLGGAKLPGLGGGFPGLPGLPKKK from the coding sequence ATGTTTGAAAACCTCCAGGACCGTCTTGGATCCATTCTGAATGGACTGACAGGCCGTGGCGCGCTTTCGGAAGCCGATGTTTCCGCAGCGCTGCGCGAGGTTCGCCGTGCGCTGCTGGAGGCCGACGTCGCGCTCGACGTCGTGCGTTCCTTCACCGACCGCGTGCGGGAAAAGGCCGTCGGCGCCGAGATCCTGAAGTCGATCAAACCCGGTCAGATGGTCGTCAAGATCGTCCATGACGAACTGATCGAAATGCTGGGCGGCGAAGGCGTCGGCATCGACCTGCATGCGGCCGCCCCCGTCGTCGTCATGATGGTCGGCCTGCAGGGCTCGGGCAAGACGACGACGACAGCCAAAATCGCCCATCGCCTGTCGACGCGCGATAAGAAGAAGGTGCTGATGGCGTCGCTCGACACGCGTCGTCCGGCAGCCCAGGAGCAGCTTCGCCAGCTCGGCGCCCAGGCCAGCATAGACACACTGCCCATTATTTCAGGCCAGTCGCCGACCGATATCGCCGCCCGCGCCGTGCAGGCGGCGAGACTCGGCGGCCATGACGTCGTCATCCTCGACACTGCCGGCCGCACGCATATCGACGAGCCCTTGATGGTCGAGATGGCCGACATCAAGAAGCGCTCGAACCCGCATGAAATCCTGCTGGTCGCCGACTCGCTCACCGGTCAGGACGCCGTCAACCTCGCCCGCAACTTCGACGACCGTGTCGGCATCACCGGCCTGGTGCTGACCCGCATGGACGGCGACGGCCGCGGCGGTGCCGCCCTTTCGATGCGCGCCGTCACCGGCAAGCCGATCAAGCTGATCGGCGTCGGCGAGAAGATGAGCGAGCTGGAGGAGTTTCATCCCCGCCGTATCGCCGACCGCATCCTCGGCATGGGCGACATCGTCTCGCTCGTCGAGCGCGCGGCCGAGAATATCGACGCCGAGAAGGCGGCCGCCATGGCCGCCAAGATGGCCAAGGGCAAATTCGATCTCGACGACCTCGCCGATCAGCTGCGCCAGATGCAGAAGATGGGCGGCATGGGCGGCATCATGGGGATGATGCCCGGCATGGCCGGGATGAAGGACAAGATGGCCGCAGCCGGCCTCGACGACAAGCTTTTCGGCCGTCAGATCGCCATCATCCAGTCGATGACCAGGGCCGAGCGCGCCAACCCCGACCTGCTCAAGCATTCGCGCAAGAAGCGCATCGCCGCCGGTTCCGGCACCGATGCCGCCGCCATCAATAAGCTTCTGAAGATGCACCGCCAGATGGCCGACATGATGAAGATGATGGGCGGCAAGGGCAAAGGCGGCATGATGAAGCAGATGATGGGCGGCCTTGCCGGCAAGATGGGGCTTGGCGGCGGCCTAGGCGGCATGCCCGATCTCTCCAATATCGATCCCCGGCAGCTCGAGGCCTTGCAGAAGCAGGCGGAAGCGGCGGGGCTTGGAAAGCCGGGTGGGGGTATGCCCGGTCTCGGCGGCCTGCCGGGTGGTTTGCCTGGCCTCGGCGGCGCCAAGCTGCCGGGTCTCGGCGGTGGTTTCCCGGGATTGCCCGGCTTGCCGAAGAAGAAGTGA
- the mtaB gene encoding tRNA (N(6)-L-threonylcarbamoyladenosine(37)-C(2))-methylthiotransferase MtaB, which yields MSGIEVITFGCRLNTYESEVMKAQAEKAGLNNAILVNTCAVTGEAVRQARQAIRRVRRDNPHARIIVTGCAAQTEKETFAEMAEVDAVLGNEEKLSSASYRGLPDFGVSAQEKLRVNDIMSVKATAPQMVRHIDGHVRAFIQVQNGCDHRCTFCIIPYGRGNSRSVPMGAVVDQARKLADSGYREIVLTGVDATSYGGDLPGAPTLGLLAKTLLKQLPDIRRLRLSSIDSIEADVHLMDLIADEPRFMPHLHLSLQHGDDMILKRMKRRHSRADALRFIEEARRLRPEMSFGADIIAGFPTETEEMFGNAVQLAEEADIAHLHVFPYSPRPGTPAARMPQLDRSLVKERAARLRAAGHRLHLSHLDRMIGTRQWLLVENNGLAHTENFTLVAAPGLRPGELVPATITGHNGKHLDMQLTAAAA from the coding sequence GTGAGCGGCATCGAAGTCATTACCTTCGGCTGCCGCCTCAACACATATGAATCCGAAGTGATGAAGGCGCAGGCTGAGAAGGCCGGGCTCAACAATGCCATTCTGGTCAATACCTGTGCCGTGACCGGCGAGGCCGTTCGCCAGGCTCGCCAAGCGATCCGCCGGGTCCGGCGCGACAACCCGCATGCCCGCATTATCGTCACCGGCTGTGCCGCGCAGACTGAGAAAGAGACCTTCGCCGAAATGGCGGAGGTCGATGCCGTGCTCGGCAACGAGGAGAAGCTTTCGAGCGCCTCCTATCGCGGCCTGCCGGATTTCGGCGTTTCGGCTCAGGAGAAGCTCCGCGTCAACGATATCATGAGCGTCAAGGCGACGGCGCCGCAGATGGTGAGGCACATCGACGGCCATGTGCGCGCCTTCATCCAGGTGCAGAACGGCTGCGACCACCGCTGTACCTTCTGCATCATTCCCTATGGCCGCGGCAATTCCCGCTCCGTGCCGATGGGGGCGGTCGTCGACCAGGCCCGCAAGCTCGCCGACAGCGGCTATCGCGAGATCGTGCTGACCGGGGTCGATGCCACCAGCTATGGCGGCGATCTGCCGGGGGCGCCGACGCTCGGGCTGCTGGCGAAGACGCTTTTGAAGCAGCTCCCCGATATCCGCCGCCTTAGGCTTTCCTCGATCGACAGCATCGAGGCCGATGTGCATCTGATGGATCTCATTGCCGACGAGCCGCGCTTCATGCCGCATCTGCATCTGTCGCTGCAGCATGGCGACGACATGATCCTGAAGCGGATGAAGCGCCGGCATTCACGCGCCGATGCACTGCGTTTCATCGAGGAGGCGCGCCGTCTGCGTCCCGAGATGAGCTTCGGCGCCGATATCATCGCCGGTTTCCCGACGGAGACGGAAGAGATGTTCGGCAATGCGGTGCAACTGGCCGAAGAGGCCGACATCGCGCATCTGCACGTCTTTCCCTACAGCCCGCGTCCCGGCACGCCGGCTGCCCGCATGCCGCAGCTCGACCGGTCGCTGGTCAAGGAGCGCGCCGCCAGGCTGCGCGCCGCTGGACATAGGCTGCATCTATCCCATCTCGATCGCATGATCGGAACCCGGCAATGGCTGCTTGTCGAAAACAATGGCCTGGCGCATACGGAAAACTTCACGCTGGTGGCAGCACCCGGCCTTCGT
- a CDS encoding chorismate mutase — protein MIDPNVKAQLASYRQSIDNIDAALVHMLAERFRCTKEVGVLKAKYNLPPADPAREEYQIERLRQLAKAANLDPDFAEKFLNFVIKEVIRHHEQIAADHAEQSATAR, from the coding sequence ATGATTGATCCGAACGTCAAAGCCCAGCTCGCGAGCTATCGTCAGTCGATCGACAATATCGACGCCGCGCTCGTGCACATGCTGGCCGAACGCTTCCGGTGCACCAAAGAGGTCGGCGTGCTGAAGGCCAAATACAATCTGCCGCCGGCCGATCCGGCGCGCGAGGAATACCAGATCGAACGCCTTCGCCAGTTGGCGAAAGCCGCCAATCTGGACCCGGATTTCGCCGAGAAGTTCCTGAACTTCGTCATCAAGGAAGTCATCCGGCATCATGAGCAGATCGCTGCGGATCACGCTGAACAGAGCGCCACAGCCCGATAA
- the rimM gene encoding ribosome maturation factor RimM (Essential for efficient processing of 16S rRNA) — protein sequence MTKLENPVLMATIGGAQGLRGEVRAKAYTADPSALGDYGHLHSMDGRSFEVLEIRETKNVVVVRFRGVNDRNAAEALNGLELYIERDNLPDEELEDDEFYYADLEGLEARDDKGASYGTVTGVFDFGAGDLLELKGPGKRPVLIPFSEASVLEIDLEAGTLLIDPLAAGLVDDAEELSKFTADKPKKKK from the coding sequence ATGACAAAGCTTGAAAACCCCGTTCTGATGGCGACGATCGGCGGCGCGCAAGGTCTCCGTGGAGAGGTGCGCGCCAAGGCCTACACGGCCGATCCGAGCGCCCTTGGCGATTACGGCCATCTGCACAGCATGGACGGCCGCAGCTTCGAAGTCCTCGAAATCCGCGAGACGAAGAATGTCGTCGTCGTCCGTTTCCGCGGCGTCAACGACCGCAATGCCGCCGAGGCGCTGAACGGGCTCGAACTCTATATCGAGCGCGACAATCTGCCGGACGAGGAGCTTGAAGACGACGAGTTCTACTATGCCGATCTCGAAGGCCTGGAAGCACGCGACGACAAGGGTGCCAGCTATGGCACGGTCACCGGCGTCTTCGATTTCGGCGCCGGCGATTTGCTGGAACTCAAGGGTCCGGGCAAGCGACCGGTGCTGATCCCCTTCTCCGAAGCCTCGGTGCTGGAAATCGACCTCGAGGCCGGCACGCTGCTGATCGACCCGCTGGCGGCGGGATTGGTCGACGATGCCGAAGAGCTTTCGAAATTCACCGCGGACAAGCCGAAAAAGAAGAAGTGA
- the dapF gene encoding diaminopimelate epimerase codes for MSATVEFARMNGLGNKILVVDMRGRPDKVTPAAAVALNADPATEFDQIMAIHDPKADGTDAFIDILNSDGSKAQACGNGTRCVVQALAAETGRKAFTFQTVAGILNAVEHEDGTISVDMGRPVFDWQKIPLAEEFHDTSRIELQIGPIDNPVLHSPSVMSMGNPHAIFWVDRDVMSYDLARFGPLLENHPMFPERANITLAQVTSPASMTTRTWERGAGLTLACGSAACSAAVSAARTGRTGRKVTINVASAKPPAVLSIEWRERDDHVIMTGPAEWEWSGRLDPSTGSWSRDGTREVGAQ; via the coding sequence ATGAGCGCAACGGTCGAATTCGCGAGGATGAACGGGCTTGGCAACAAGATCCTGGTCGTCGATATGCGCGGCCGGCCGGATAAGGTGACGCCAGCTGCGGCGGTGGCACTTAATGCCGATCCTGCGACCGAGTTCGACCAGATCATGGCGATCCATGATCCGAAGGCCGACGGCACCGATGCCTTCATCGATATCCTGAATTCCGACGGCTCGAAGGCGCAGGCCTGCGGCAACGGCACGCGTTGTGTCGTGCAGGCGCTGGCCGCCGAGACCGGCCGCAAGGCCTTCACCTTCCAGACGGTCGCCGGCATTCTCAACGCCGTCGAACACGAGGACGGGACGATCTCCGTCGATATGGGCCGGCCGGTGTTCGATTGGCAGAAGATCCCGCTGGCGGAAGAATTCCACGACACCAGCCGCATCGAACTGCAGATCGGCCCGATCGACAATCCGGTGCTGCATTCGCCGTCTGTCATGTCGATGGGCAATCCGCATGCGATCTTCTGGGTGGACCGGGACGTGATGTCCTATGATCTCGCCCGCTTCGGGCCGCTGCTCGAAAACCATCCGATGTTTCCCGAGCGCGCCAATATCACGCTGGCGCAGGTGACCTCGCCGGCATCGATGACGACGCGGACCTGGGAGCGCGGCGCCGGACTGACGCTCGCCTGCGGCTCGGCCGCCTGTTCTGCCGCAGTCAGCGCCGCGCGCACCGGGCGCACCGGCCGCAAGGTGACGATCAATGTGGCAAGCGCCAAGCCGCCGGCTGTGCTTTCGATCGAATGGCGCGAGCGCGACGATCACGTCATCATGACCGGCCCGGCCGAATGGGAATGGTCGGGCAGGCTCGATCCCTCGACGGGTTCGTGGTCGCGCGACGGTACCCGAGAGGTGGGGGCGCAGTGA
- the rpsP gene encoding 30S ribosomal protein S16 has protein sequence MALKIRLARGGSKKRPYYHVVLADARSPRDGRFLENLGSWNPMLAKDDEKRVQLNAERIKHWIENGAQPTDRVLRFLNEAGVAKREAKNNPVKAKPGKRAQERAAEKAQKIADAAAAADAAE, from the coding sequence ATGGCACTGAAAATTCGTCTCGCCCGCGGTGGCTCCAAGAAGCGCCCGTATTACCACGTCGTTCTCGCCGATGCGCGCAGCCCGCGTGACGGCCGCTTCCTGGAAAACCTCGGCTCCTGGAACCCGATGCTCGCCAAGGACGACGAGAAGCGCGTTCAGCTGAACGCCGAGCGCATCAAGCACTGGATCGAAAACGGCGCCCAGCCGACCGACCGCGTTCTGCGCTTCCTCAATGAAGCCGGCGTTGCCAAGCGCGAAGCCAAGAACAACCCGGTCAAGGCAAAGCCGGGCAAGCGCGCTCAGGAACGCGCCGCTGAAAAGGCTCAGAAGATCGCTGACGCCGCCGCTGCTGCCGACGCCGCGGAATAA
- the rplS gene encoding 50S ribosomal protein L19, with protein MNIIQQLEAEQAAKIEAKRTLPEFSPGDTVRVNVKVTEGNRTRVQAYEGVCIARSGGGLQENFTVRKISYGEGVERVFPVYSPMIESVDVVRRGKVRRAKLYYLRDRRGKSARIVEDTGVRARKLNDAERAAIAEEKARIEAEKIAAAQALAAEKAAAEAAEAKAAAEAAAAAAAAEPAAE; from the coding sequence ATGAACATCATTCAGCAGCTTGAGGCCGAACAGGCCGCCAAGATCGAAGCCAAGCGCACGCTTCCCGAATTTTCCCCGGGCGATACCGTCCGTGTCAACGTGAAGGTCACGGAAGGCAACCGTACCCGCGTTCAGGCCTATGAAGGCGTCTGCATCGCCCGCTCCGGCGGCGGCCTGCAGGAAAACTTCACGGTCCGCAAGATCTCCTACGGTGAAGGCGTCGAGCGCGTATTCCCGGTCTACTCGCCGATGATCGAAAGCGTCGACGTCGTTCGCCGCGGTAAGGTCCGCCGCGCCAAGCTCTATTACCTGCGTGATCGTCGTGGCAAGTCTGCCCGTATCGTTGAAGACACCGGCGTGCGCGCCCGCAAGCTCAACGACGCCGAGCGCGCCGCCATCGCCGAGGAAAAGGCACGCATCGAAGCTGAAAAGATTGCAGCAGCTCAGGCGCTCGCCGCCGAGAAGGCAGCAGCCGAAGCAGCAGAAGCCAAGGCCGCTGCTGAAGCAGCAGCCGCTGCCGCCGCAGCGGAACCGGCAGCAGAATAA